TACGACGGCGAAAAAGCGTGTCGCCCGCCCGCCGCAGTTATCGACGCTCGCGGTTTAGCTCTCGCTCGATTGAGTCGGTCGCCTCGTCGTCGGTCTCTATCAGCCGTTCGAGTCGGTGTTCGAACTCCTCGTCGGTCAGTTCGCCGTCGGCGTACCGGCGCTTGAGCCGGTCGACCGGGTCCTCGGGCGTCTCCGCTCCCTCTTCCTCCTCGTCGTCGGTGAGAATCCCGACGAGCGGCAG
This portion of the Halosegnis longus genome encodes:
- a CDS encoding SHOCT domain-containing protein; protein product: MGVVSNAREDIAGVTVFLILGLGMTALFLGVEWFWIVWVVGFAVVLPLVGILTDDEEEEGAETPEDPVDRLKRRYADGELTDEEFEHRLERLIETDDEATDSIERELNRERR